ATAGTCGTCAAGAACTGTGGCAGGTGCGCATGCGTGAGTTATCAGGTGCAATCGCAGTTTCAGCCATGGTACAAGTCATTTTGGGTTACACAGGCCTAGTGGGTAAAATCCTTCGATTTGTAACTCCCCTGACAATTGTGCCAACAGTATCATTGGTGGGACTAACGTTATTTGAACATGCTGCAGAAACAGCCGCGAAGCATTGGGGTATTGCGGTAGGGTAAGCTTTTCGATTTAAAGTGTTGTATTTATTGTTGTCTCTCTACATGAATCGTTTAAACGGAAACATCTTTTAACCAGGACTACATCTATGTTAACATTATTCTCTCAAATAATGTCAAATGTTGCCATACCCATGCCAGTTTATCGAAAAGGTCACGGTCTTGAGTTTCGACCATTTCTGCTGTTTCGTTTGTTTCcggtaaatttgtttttcagttgttttggcatttgaaaatttgattGTGCATGTTTTTCGAGTTTAGGTGCTTTTAACAATAATGTTAATGTGGGGCCTGTGTGGAATTCTTACGCTGACTAATGTATTCGAGGAAGGTCATCCATCTAGGACCGATGTACGCATTAATGTCTTAACTAATGCTAAATGGTTTTACATTCCATATCCAGGACAATTTGGTTTACCATCTGTTACTTTATCCGGTGTTTTGGGTATGCTTGCTGGGGTTTTGGCATGTACCGTAGAATCGTTGAGCTATTACCCAACAGTATCCCAAATGGCAGGTAAGACTAGACGTTTGATTGTgcttatgtacatacatatgtacataattaattCGATCCTGTTTCAATAACTTGTAGAAGCTCAATCACCACCATTACATGCCATAAATCGTGGTATTGGTACTGAAGGATTAGGTACAGTTTTAGCTGGTCTTTGGGGTGCAGGCAATGGTACAAATACCTTTGGTGAGAATGTTGGCGCCATTGGAGTCACAAAGGTACATATACACATACATTTgccaaaatacatttttcataataaattaattaattaatattattgggGTTGCTTGCTTGTGTTATAGATCGGATCTAGACGTGTTATACAATGGGCAGCATTTATAATGATCTTACAAGGTGTTATTGGAAAGTTTGGAGctgttttcattttaattccaGACTCTGTAGTTGGCGGCATATTTTGTGTTATGTTTGGTATGATTGTGGCGTTTGGCCTATCCACATTGCAATATGTAGACTTACGATCTGCTCGAAACCTTTACATACTTGGTCTATCAATATTTTTCCCTATGGTATTATGCAAATGGATACAGCAACATCCGGATGCCATTCGAACTGGAAACGATACAGTTAATTCGACACTGACCGTGCTATTGGGTACCACCATTCTAGTGGGTGGTCTATTAGGCTGCTTACTGGATAACATAATTCCTGGtaattcttttattatttataacttcaacagatatacatatgtacatcagAAAAAAACCTACAAGTTTTGTCCTTTTTTATATAACATTAACCATGATTGGGTAAgggtatataaatacatatacatacatatgtatgtaagtttgtcattccgtttgtaatttctacatttttcattgccGGTCCCATATTCCGTCTGCCAAtctgtatgtatgttgaaatcaacttcccgAAACCTCCTTTATAGTTATAGTCTAacttaggttgctatttaaaatcgattttttaactttttttctcaaattttttttaaccaaacattgtttttaaccaaaaattgtttttaagccgaatatgtatgtttaagaaaaatgtagtggaaatataataaacacatatgtataataaatttaatcgtGTAGGAACTCCAGAGGAACGTGGACTTGTAAATTGGGCCAAGGAAATGCCTCTTGGTGATGACAATATTAACGATGGTACTGCAACAGATTATGATTTTCCCTATGGCATGGAAACGTTAAAGCGGTATGtctaaacattttctttatatttaaaaaagtttacatacatatcgtcaccttaaatgtaAAACAACGTAACATCAGAAATACCGAAATCGAATTTTTGATACATAgtgataaataattaaaaaaacataatctGAATTTGGAAATGTTCTTTTGTCACTctgatttatataataactttgaaaaaattaattttatatcacagatagttttcattttgtaatggGTTTTTACTAGGTTAATTCACTCgtctaatgatcgttcgataaTCGGATAacttcttacgaataattattcgaacagtttaaaaatggccattttcgaataacgaataattcgaacaattttatgtagaataatcgaataaaacgaataaatgttcatatatgtatatatttaaatttattaaattattattgcttaaaattgttcataatttcaaatttaaataagtaataatgactcacaaaaattgtattgtttctgaaattcgacaaataactaaagacaaagggactttcgatcactgtagatgagtgttccgatagctccttctctaaatatgtatataaataatactgcaagaagttacaattctagaaacaaatctttcaaaatttttaacttaggacttgaaccaatgaaattttgttagttagctggcgaaatattagaagaatcgcaattaacaataaaaatattaacttacgttaaagtggtgttgaatgtgattttgaaacggtcgtcgaaagtgatattgaggatgacattataatgattacattgaaatagatgaaggccatgatagcaaaatatatgtatgtaagtgatgttattaaccgcgtacctaagtgttgcaaaatatttaataaatctaatgttaaacacaaatattgcaaactaatgttttgttgcaagaaaagcatggagttcttTGTCTAACATAGTAATAAACTTGTTTCGTGttaaattagccacgttcactgacaatgatttcaaactttggacagattccctttattgtgtaattccccaagaccactttattaagcaaagattcggcaacgtttatagagcttgatgtataatacaatttgttataaataatttagaaatagtgaataattaatttactaaagacttagttactcaatttaaaacccgaattaatgaacgacataaaaaagtacttaatacgtttatattgtatttgaattgaggatcatgtccaactatctcaatttttttagttttgatatacgttattttttgtttttctttaacaacaaagtattaaaaaacgtacatcaaaacttcattctttacttttttttaagacaatttaaattattcgaataattcgattaattttaaacgtgtcatcgaattattcgttttattcgaacaagggaaaaatcgaataattcgaataccctagttttTACTCATCactttataaattattgaaatggtgTTACATTATTTTGCGTttcaggtgacgatatgtatgtaatatttattgtttatgggcaattccatgtcatcgtacgtgacatttgtacgcctatagagtggaatagattttgcaaatattggagtatctgaaaaataatttggtctttatgttccattcagagggtactatattttaaaaaaataataataagttctttcgaaacagtGTTGTccaaaataagggtatatcgtatgtaacataaaacggaagtaattttgaggtacatgtagaaatatgcgtaaatttgcgaatcgtgagagacggatcattttataataaataaaattaaatatcgtacgtgacagatttttctctcaaattaaaaaaaaataaatagaaaatatatatgcatgtatgtatgtactcggtttcaataaacaatttaatagcaaaaaaaagagagcttagttttcgccgcaatcttaacctaaaacataccaattaaattaaaaaaattaaatatttaaattttaaataaaaaactaaataaaaaatttaaactattatttttgcccttgAGAAGTTGTAATTAGCTCTaatagtgttttctcctattcaaatcatcttgtaAAAAAGTTTGaggggtttttgttttttcagtcgtggttgtcattctcttaaaatcgcaaaaaaagtttcttttaaaatttatgaaaccgACCTAAATAGTTAATTATTTCTTATACATATAACTAATTTCATTAGTtatagtttctttttttatttttattccaaataTTCCAGCTTTTGGATTTAGATTTGTATTATTACtagagtttttcacgggaattACCGGGACGagaaatcccgggaattccgcaaAATTGTCAATACCGAAATCCAGGGAAATTGTACGAGAATTCcggggaattattttccttagttttatgtgatttttttgAACTTGATTTTCTCTAAAAGAAGCTTAAAGCTTTGAAACAAATGCTGAAGATTCATACACGAAAAAAGATTcaacccaaatagaccaataacaagttcattattcaaaatattccaaaaacacATGAATGTTCACGGCTTGCACCGAATTCTATCCGGTCGAatgtggaattattttagtattttggttttttacaaagagtaaaactaaaatttttggaataaaccCACCTTTCGTGGaactgaattttgtttaatattattggtttatcatcaagttttaattaacatctttacttcatttttgatttaataagcaatgcattgttttttcaaaattaaaaaaaataaaatatttattttttgcgaattaacagaattaattggtATCTAACGAAgcacagtgggacagaatcgaaattttttggaaataaatctggtatttctaaacagctggtccgatcgggataaaatttgacgtgggcgtagccaagtaccttcaacatgtaaaatttttaaacacgtgccatttttttgtgtcccatcatacaaatatttatttattttattatattttaataggattgcaaatattaggaacaatttgaaccacatttattccattttaaactcgaatactccctacgcccacgtcaaattgtatcccaatcggaccagccgtttaaaaatgccagatttatttccaaaaaaatttcgattctgccccactgtgcgaagGTAGAACAAAAAGGTCACAAGTTTGTAcataaccaaaattagaaatcgtgTCAGTTTAtctctatattaaatttttattggatttttttatttgtatccaattacaatttaaaaccaaagacattttttacattttaaacaaagtctacatttttaaaattgaataatttgttataggcgggaattcccgggatcacGTGAAATTTCGAAATGAAtaccgattcccgggaaatgaaaaagtgcggaaaaagaaaaactctagttATTACTCAATAACCATCCGAAAAAAGTTATAAGTTGCTAAATTTTGAAGCCAAcattttggctatttttttaccaatttaagTCGGCCGGCATCTTTACAAAGTGATATAATTAAGCTTCGTTTAACAcacttgtaaattataaatactCATTAACAACAAAGTATGATCGATTTAAAAacttcttatttttaaaaatgtttgtaagcgGAAACCGAAATACATAGGtacatatcgtccccttaataaaacaatagtgtataattttgttgccatttcgaattaattgagtttaaaatttttgtgttagtaggtagacatctagaacaaaagtaatatttcaattgatcttttgacccactttgtggaagtagaatttcaccaaattttgaccagattcttattatgcaataaaataatggtgtatatgcttatacactattgttttattgaggggacgatatgtaCTTTAATTCCAACCCATTTTGCTGGAGCACTTCCAAGATCAATTGTGAAAGTTTTAAAATCTGAATGGAATAACTTTTgacaaattacattttatttatttgaagaaTAAAAAACATCTCTGTATAATTTCTTTTAGAACTTAGAATACATGTAATATTGAATTCTTAAAATTAACTTATATGAGAATAAATTATAGGGATTATGTATATTTCCCcttaatttattatatgtatttcccttacttttaataatttcttactgttttgtttgttttctttttttttgcagctGGAAGTGGACTTATTATGTACCTTTCTTACCCACgtataaattacaaacaaaagatAGTTGAACATTTAAAATGTCACTTCATTTcaacgtacatatgtacatatgtatgtacaatggaAATGATCTTAGAAAATAGaattgctttggatgggtcttattcaGTTCATTAGTTGCTAAAACTAACTATTGCTAAATATACTTAAGTGAAATCGAATAACTACAACCCGTATCGATAATCGATTGAAAGttataaaattgggtaaataatggtacattttttgatttcttaaaattttttcataaaaatcttaTCTTCTAGAGAAACTATCTTCatcagaaaaagtaccattatttataCAATCGCACTTAAATTTAACATCAGTTAGTTTAGCTACTGAAGAACAAAATAAGACttatccaaagcaaatctatttttgtagataatttttattgaaaattttattttttttatattaaaattattttacgtTTAtacatatcaacatttttacctaataaataaacattattttcattaacgcttggttttattttttttagttacaaatagtgtttataaaaaaccgactttttaataaacaggtttgtcggttaaccgaaaattggcctttactagaaaaccgggttttcggttaacagacatcgaaaaaaccggttaaccatcatatacatacagtggggagctcaaatgagtacatgtttctattttgtgcacttcttatggaataaaaataaaactaataaagcaaatccaaaaatttgttctgtcatttattttatgtctaatatgtaacgaaatgaattacaattcaaaacaaaaaacattcagttataaataaaaaaacagacaaaactaaaataactcgcatgtactcaattttgcaccccacaataactttagggaagaattgcattttttaaaaaaattttcaaaatcctttattacttaaataaaattttacacgcattggcatattttctataaatttttcattaactttttttggaatactctctctctctcgtgctcaatccgctgttaaagctcgtacacattggtaggagttaatcggtattgtttcaaccgccaattcacgattcactaaaaaatctcaataggattgaactcaggaCATTTAGCTAATAACAGCATtaataagacatttttctaggaacaccattctttacgatttttgacgtgtgcattgggtcaccatcctattgaaaaatttatagacttgccattccgctttaacagcggattgagcacgagagagagagagtattccaaaaaaagttaatgaaaaatgtatagaaaatatgccaatgcgtgtaaaattttatttacgtaataaaggattttgaaaatttttttaaaaaatgcaattcttccctaaagttattgtggggtgcaaaattgagtacatgcgagttattttagttttgtctgtttttttatttagaactgtatgttttttgttttgaattgtaattcattttgttacatattaaacataaaataaatgacagaaaaaatttttggatttgctttattagttttatttttattccataagaagtgcactaaatagaaacatgtactcatttgagctccccactgtatgtCCCATAAAGTATAcaaagctttaaaatttttagttgtcAGGACACTGGGTTTTTCAATTTGCCGGTTAATACATatagcaaatttaaataaatacacatatgTAGACCGGAAACtcttctgtcaaagacctaactcagttttcAAAAGCCTAAGCGAtcagaatgtattagtaaaaaatctatgtgaaaacaaaaacaacactcgtatgtatgtgcagcg
The nucleotide sequence above comes from Calliphora vicina chromosome 1, idCalVici1.1, whole genome shotgun sequence. Encoded proteins:
- the LOC135948761 gene encoding solute carrier family 23 member 1; the encoded protein is MELASVTIDATQSIPENEAKTNDSQYDKDLGVKKTSKLLYGINDNPPWYLSIFLAFQHYLTMIGAIVSIPFILTPALCMSDEDPNRGIIISTMIFVTGIVTYVQATWGVRLPIVQGGTISFLVPTLAILALPQWKCPPDDEIKEMDEDSRQELWQVRMRELSGAIAVSAMVQVILGYTGLVGKILRFVTPLTIVPTVSLVGLTLFEHAAETAAKHWGIAVGTTSMLTLFSQIMSNVAIPMPVYRKGHGLEFRPFLLFRLFPVLLTIMLMWGLCGILTLTNVFEEGHPSRTDVRINVLTNAKWFYIPYPGQFGLPSVTLSGVLGMLAGVLACTVESLSYYPTVSQMAEAQSPPLHAINRGIGTEGLGTVLAGLWGAGNGTNTFGENVGAIGVTKIGSRRVIQWAAFIMILQGVIGKFGAVFILIPDSVVGGIFCVMFGMIVAFGLSTLQYVDLRSARNLYILGLSIFFPMVLCKWIQQHPDAIRTGNDTVNSTLTVLLGTTILVGGLLGCLLDNIIPGTPEERGLVNWAKEMPLGDDNINDGTATDYDFPYGMETLKRWKWTYYVPFLPTYKLQTKDS